One Hevea brasiliensis isolate MT/VB/25A 57/8 chromosome 6, ASM3005281v1, whole genome shotgun sequence genomic window, AGTTTTTGGCATctgcttattttattttatttatttattttgcagTTGCTGATACAAATTTAGATCAATTGCAGGCTAAACTGAGAGAAGAAAATCCAGGAAATGCGCTTTTAGATGTGGCAATCACATCAACACTtgatttaaaatttgataaataaaagaaattacaaGATATTTTTAATGCAGCAGAAAACTAaggtgaaagaaaataaatttgttTTTATTTCCTTTATAGTTTCATGTGTTCCAGTTCTGAGGAAATGCTGGGAGCCATGATCTTTCATTCTCCATTGAAAGCCTAACAGCTCCAAGAAAATTGACAAAACAAGGTAAGGATTTTTTTCTATTATCTTCCTTTGCTTTTTATGCTCGTATTGTTTTGACTTGATTTTCATCTCAAGTTTTCTGGTATGAAGATGAAGCTACCTCGATATGATAAGTAAGCACATATTTAGTATTTTTTTCCTCATTTCTCAGTAATTTGGATCAGAGCTTCAAATGAAAGTTACTCTTCCTTGCAGTCTGCATACAGTGGGAGGGGTGACAGAGCTGATCCTTCAATGTGGCCAGAGGTTGAAGGTCCATTGACAGTAAGAAAATCTTCAATTTGTCGCCGGCAAAAATAGGTACATTTAGTTTAGGTCAGCAATCAGCATGAGCTTTTTGCTGTTCCAAACAAAGGAAATAGCATATGCATGATCCTGGTTATGTCAAATAGATGTTTTTTAGCATCACCATAATGTCATGTAGGTAGATGCGAAAAATTGGATCTGCAGGCTGTACCCAATATCAATAGGATTATATTTGGCTTTACTTTTATATCACAGAGAATATCTAGTACATATCCGTTTCCCCTCTATTTACAATTATATATGCATTTTTTTTATGATCTTTAGGTAGTTCTTTTTGAAGGCTGGATGCTTGGTTTTAAACCTCTCCCAATAGAAGTTGTCGGAGCTGTGGACCACAAGTTGGAactcttaaaaattatttatctGAAGTTTCTCCTTCAGATTAATTTTTCTCTTATGGGATTCTGTTATCAAGTTTATGTTTATTTTGAAGCTGGAGACTGTGAATAAGAATCTTGAAGCCTATTATGATGCATGGGACAAGTTTATAAATGCATGGATAGTCATCAAGATTCAGGATTCCAGTTGTGTCTACCAGTGGCATTTACAGGTCGATATGATATAAACTTCAGAGTAACTATTAAATACTATCCAAAGCTTAGCCTCTGACCAAAGTTGTGGGTTTTGAAGGCAGAGATTGCCATGAGGTAGGCAGGCAAACCTGGGATGACTGACGACGAGGGTGCTTATCTATCAATGACATTTTATCAACATGCTACAATGTTTTGGCCTTGCTTAATGCAAATTTGTTTCTGTACTGAAGCATTTTCATCTTTCGGTTGCAGGTTAAAGATTTTGTTTCCCGTTACTTGCCAGCACACAGGGCTTACCTTCCCACCCTTTATGCCGAGCGGCCAAGTGGGTCAGATCCAGAGAACGTTCTCCTCTTCGAAATTGACGAAGGGAGGAATCCCATTCTTGGTGATTAGGCGATTACAATTTCACATGGAATGTCACCTTGAAGGCCCAATTTTGATTTCTTTGAATTAATGTAAGAGGTTTTGTCATATGAATtacatatattaaaaataaaatatcattaaaacaaaaaaatgTCCGCTGCAGGGTGCGGAAAGGGAAAGCTTTCTAGTAAGAAGAATTATTTGAGGGAACCCATAATCCCATCTGTGCACTCAAAGGCAAAACTAATGTTCTGTGGCTGCACCTTGGATCATTTCTCCATCCCCGTGAAACAAAGCCGGTACATGTATAGAATATTGATGCCATTTCCATTTCCTCACCCAGAACCAGTCGAAACTAGAGCCACTTTCTCCTCCCCCTGGCAATGCGACAGCATACAATGACAGAGAGGTGAGAGGCGAAGGACAGTAGAGAGAGGCAAGAGGGAAAAATGATCAAGTGAACAGCAGTTGTATAGGGGAAGACGATTCTGTGATTCTTGGAAGAGTGGCTACTCCACCAATTCAAAGAAGTTGCTTCCAAGGACAATCTTCAAAGCTATTAACCAAAGGATTATTTCTTTCTTCTGGGAGTCCATCcagattttggtttgtaaatgttTTAATGACTTGTGATTATATCTTCCAATCATTCTGTTTTTAGCATGCTCAAAAAACGGCTATATAGGAGACATGGGAATCTTTTCCCCTCATTTGAACTGAAATTGTATCTCTAGTTCAGTCTCTTGATTTTTCAATTTGCTCTGGTGGGTGGAAACAACAAAGTTGCTTGTATTGTTTTATTAGTCTTTAAACACTAAGAAGTCGCACAGATTCTAAAATGGGTTTGCTTTAAAACCAGTGGGTGGTGAAGTATTGCTTATATTTGTTGTAGAAGTGTATTTGATTAACACAAAAAGTTCTACACAACCCAACTCCTATCTTATTGATccatttatcattttatttttatttttatttttattttttacattcTCTTTGGGCTCAAAAAGAGGCAGGGAAAAAGAGCTTGACCAGAAAACTAAAGCAGATTCTGTCCATCAAAGGGGCAGATCTTCTTTTGACACAAATCAGTGCAAAGGAGCACTATCACCCAAAAAAGATCTTATTTCTTGCAAACGTAACATCAACAATGCAAGGAGCACAAACTATCTCAAACAGATGAAATCTAACAAACAAAGAACTTTACATTAATAAAAGTAGAATAACTTATGACTGGACAATTTTCAGCTTTTGAGAGGAATTCTTCAATATCAATTCACGAATGATAATAATTAAACAAAGAAaccttcctttttctttcccagTTCAACCATTTCTTCAAGCAGCGCAGCAGCAGCACTCCACACAGCACTCGCAGGCCTCGTAGCAGCAACAGCAGCAGCACAGAGTGAACAAACTGCATAAGATATACAACAAAAAGCCATTTCAATATCTATACAGTAAAAAAGGACCACTCTAGAAGAGTAAAAGGAGAAGAAAAGAGGACGAAGTTAGAAATATACTGACAAGGCATAAAGGCAGCCTTTGTTTTCATGGCGTTTCTTGACATGATCATAATATGACATCTCTTGTGAAGGTGGTGCATTCATTTCTGGGCTATGCGTTTGAACAAGCACAAGGACGATCTGTCAATTGCATCAAAATAAGTACACAAAATGGATATTCTATCCAATGTCCCCTCATCTGCCCCAATTTATTACGGGCGGTGAAGGAGGGTGGAAAGGCCCCTTCCTCGTCTCTAACAGTCATGAACTGTCCATCTATGAGAAATATAGTTATTGTTATCTGCCACATGGAAGCCTTTAACGTCCTATCAAAGTGGATATGTGTAACTATCTGACGTGATTTTTTGGAATCCTTCTTAATCATGTGAAAGGAGAAAAGAATCACGTGTGGCTTGCATTtggatatatataaattttttttatatatctgaATTATACAGCGtccatatatttttatttaatgtttaaaatttttatatgataattaaaaaaataattaaattatttaaattataataaaatactttttattttgactaaattactttttatctcatttaattaagagagagagagtgataagattaatttttaagaatta contains:
- the LOC110652118 gene encoding D-glycerate 3-kinase, chloroplastic-like translates to MDPRQSQAPKLNFQYKDQDQLHTVFPTTPAQVSSVLDLYEFICSASLKKPQKARFYHYYIPVFLWCEDKISKYMSQFKDGEDIPPLVIGFSAPQAIVICETIIVKNVVSISSPLIADTNLDQLQAKLREENPGNALLDVSAYSGRGDRADPSMWPEVEGPLTLETVNKNLEAYYDAWDKFINAWIVIKIQDSSCVYQWHLQVKDFVSRYLPAHRAYLPTLYAERPSGSDPENVLLFEIDEGRNPILGD